The sequence TTGAAATGATCGATGTTGGTCAGTCCAAAATGACTTTTTCATTCTGTAATGGAAATACGTGTATTTCACGTTACCAAGTCATTTATGGTTTCCATGCCTTTAGATATCCAGGTTGTGTTTTAAGAGAGTGATGTTGGTTCTCGTAGAATATGTTCAATTTTCTTCTATATTGTTAaagtgttcttaactatgaagttgttcATGTTTTTAGCTTTATCCTTTGGAAAATAGACACATAAACGGATTCTGGGGATGAGCGTGCtcatcttcaatatgtacccattgttcccctttagtgcatttaactatATGTCTCAAGTAAAAGCTTGGGTGGTGAGGTGATACACTTCcaagtctggaaggttaaaaccaccctcaggctttcatattgttgagtaatggaataacgttatctttatatatttgttgtttgttgaCACTTATTAAGCATCCTAAATATTACATTTTTAATAATCCACAAAGGATTGTTGTAGATTGTGAGTTATTCTTTTTCTTTTTCCTATTTCcattattttgtttttttcccaAGTTATTTTATATCCTGAGATTTTTGAGTATTCTGAAAAGGACTTCAGACATGCCATCTTCTGTATTCAGTGTACAACTGCCTGTACTGGCTTGGCCCTGGTCTGCAAAACCAACAAGGCCTTAATTTGGCTTCTGTCTTGGGTGAGGCGTTAAATACTCAGGCCTGCCGTCCCTTTGCCAAGTCCCTGGCAACCTCATCGGAATACTAATGTTGAAACGGTTACCCGCTGCCCTCAACGTTATGGCCTCTTTTCCCCTTGCCTGCCTGCAACGTTCAGGAGGGACTACCTCGCTTGTTTTCTCCAGGGGAAGTTGACAGACTGTCTACCCAGGGGTCTCCgttgcaataaaaaaaaaaactggaaaCAGAACCCTGCCATCCGTAAAAACAGACTTTGGGAGTGTGGGGTCTCTTAGGGCTGAGAGTCAAAAGTCAAGTCGGACTCAGTGGACACTATGGATTTTAGGGAGAAGTTGTAGGGGAATTGTACTGTTTGCAAAGCAGCTTCAGAAGTAACCTTTCAGTTACAgctgaaatcatttcaaattctatTTCCTGTTTTTGAGAGGGTAAGGGCTAAAATTGGTTATGGGATGGGAAAAAAACATAATAATACATCATCATTCTATTTGTAAGAAAGTAATTAACAATCTGAATGCACGCACATGAATAATATGCATACAAATCATTAAcatttacagtggcaagaaaaacaatgtgaaccttttggaattacctagatttctgcataaattggccatcaagtcacaacaatagacaaacattgtgtgcttaaactaataacacacaaactattgtatttttcttgtctatattgaatacatcatttaaaaattcacagtgtaggtcggaaaaagtatgtgaaccccctaGGCTAATCGCTTCTCCAAAAGCTGAttgagtccaatcaatgagacgagattggagacgttggttagagctgccttgacctataaaaaacactcacaaaatttgagtttgctattcacaagaagcattgcctgatgtgaaccatgcctcggaCAAAAGAGAtgtcagaagacctaagattaagaattgttgagtTACTTGAAGCAGGAAAGGGTTACAaatgtatctctaaaagccttgatgttcatcagtccacagtaagacaaattgtctataaacggagaaagttcagcactgttgctactcttccTAGGAGTTgactgcaaagatgactgcaagagcacagtgcagaatgctcaatgaggttaagaagaatcctagaatgtcagctaaagacttacagaaatctctggaacatgctaacatctatgttgacgagtctacgatacgtaaaacaccaaacaagaatggtgttcatgggaggacaccacggaagaagccactgctgtccaaaaaaaactatttctgcacgtctgaagttttacaaaagtgcacctggatgttccacagcgctactggcaaaatattctgtggacagatgaaactacagttgagttgttaggaaggaacacacaacactatgtgtggagagaaaaaaaggcacagcacaccaacaacAAAAcctcccaactgtaaagtatggtggagggagcatcatggtttgtggctgctttgctgcctcagggcctggacagcttgctgtcatcgacagaaaaatgaaatcccaagtttatcaagacattttgcaggaaaatgttaggctatctgtccgccaattgaagctcaacagaagttgggtgatgcaacaggacaatgacccaaaacacagaagtaaatcaacaacagaatggcttcaacagaagaaaatgcaccttctggagtggcccagtcagtgtcctgacctcaacccgattgagatgctgtggcatgacctcaagagagcagttcacaccagacatcccaagaatattgctgaactgaaacagttttgtaaagaggaatggtccaaaattcctcctgaccgttgtgcaggtctgatccacaactacagaaaacgtttggttgagtttattgctgccaaaggagggtcaaccagttattaaatccaagggttcacatacttttcccaacctgcactgtgaatgtttacacagtgtgttcaataaagacttgTTTGTGTATTATAATTGTTTGTgtattattagtttaagcagactgtgtttgtctattgttgtgacctagatgaagatcaaatcaaattttatgaccaatttatgcagaaatccaggtatttccaaagggttcacatactttttcttgccactgtataggCGCAAGATTTGTATGCGAAAGGAAATTAAATGCACTAAATATACTAACTTAATTGACTAGTAAATGGTGTAAACAAATATGAAAAACTGGGTAACACTTTACTACCTGTTAGACATAACAGGACGATTCCAATGCCGGAGTAAAAACAATTCTTATGAGAGGGCCATGAACAGTACCCAGTAATGCTGTATACTGCTAGAAACCTCAGATTTTCCCTTTTTTTGGTCCTCATTATTTACTATGAGTTGTATTCACTTTTCCAACCACAAGATGTAGTAAATAGTATGAATCGTATGAAAATATTATGATTTCATACGCTATGAACAACCTATTCATGAAAAATGTGCGAATATGGCCTGACATCCATTATGTTTTGGGATAATCTTCATATATTTACAATCAACTTTACAAATGACATCCTATATGATTTTAGCTACCTTATTACTGTAATAAATGATGATAAAACTTGTGGTTAGGGAAAAGTAGCCTTATTTTTGGGTCACGGCTTTTATTCATTCTTGTGTCCCTCCCCTTCTGAAACTCACAAATGTTTTACCATCTCCGCTTTAATCTCCTCTAAAAGTTGTCCATCTGTGAAGAACACAAAGGTTTTGTTTCACATCTACAAATATcttttaaaaaaacaacatttaaacTTGATATAAAACCATTTGTGTTTGTTGTAGAACGATCCCACGGGGCACACGACATCATTTCAAATGTGGATAATtaggtaatatttggttgagatgttgatcaatgagattccaACCTTAAACTTCCAatatgttatcactatgcttttaACCATCTAAAACCACATCCAAATTCCAATCGgaaaacaatgtctgatttttgcttTAGTCGTCACACTTATCACTGCGCGTTCAACTATTTAAAAGTTCAAACgagaatacaatgtcagatatgttgtttatttatacaacagatgAATGTATTATCCccgtgcttcatctaatagcacaaccaaacaACGTGGATTGCAGGTGAGAATACATTTAAAGTACATAGCGCAAGTGATCAGTGCTGttcgagattctgcacagattattatagcaattgtaAAGATCTCCAAAgacctattctttaacttagatttttgtttGAGATGGGGACATAAAATCCCAACATATAAACTAtgaatttgtagacaaactggaataaAAGCCAGAATAAATCAGTGGCACTGACTGACCTATCCAAGCAGAACTATCCAAACTCCtccaaatgttgatatttggttgcacagacaaccaaacacaattcaacatccCAGTTTGTCTACAACTTAATAATTGATATGTCGCATTCACATCTTCATCTCAACCAAACCTCAAAGATAAAGGAAAGGACTAACTCCAATCCAATCAAACGTTAAATGCACTTCAAATAAAGTCACATTTGATTTAGTCCCCTTCTTTCAATGAATCCAACATATTCATAATTAACTTGAAGCCAAGACCTTATTTGTGTTGTCTGTTTTCTGTGGTTGATTTGAATCAGCTCTTGATGACTTTGCAAAAGCCGTAGGCCTAAATAGTATCCTTGATGATATATCACTTATAAAGTACGGTCACATTTAATAttctctgttaaacctaccctttggaatgacttcgatagcaacagtgaatatatttagttattAAGAGACCTCTCAATCATTCTcatgatagcacattggtaatagtcagtgacaaaGCAGGGAGACAGTGACAAAGCAGGGAGACAAAATGaatagctgtagatagatcagtaggaggtgctgcccaacCTATAGTTTTTTCACTGAGAGTGAATTTTACGTTGAAGATCTAACGTTGTTTCAAAAGGTCCAAATTCAACATATCTAATACAAGGTTCCAGCTTCCAGTGGCTGTGGATATGTAACCTGGTACCCCAGGTTATTCTGAGGCGAACTCAATTCAATGACATAATAACGTACGCCCCCAGAATTGCGGCGTTTACGCTTAACCGGTTAAATCCTGAAGGTATAATGCGTTATGATGTGgttataatgcattgtaagaGCATGCATGACCCCCCCGTGTGTTACCAAACTCTTGTCTATTTGATCTTACCTTGACATGGCCTTCCTTCACCTCCCCGTACTGGACGTGTTTCCTCAGGTGGTTACAGATGGCTCTGAGAGTAGGGTGGACCTCCACACAGAAGTTACACCTGTAGCCGATCGGTGCTTTGTCAGCATCACTCACCAgctaaaagaaaagaaaaagggaAGGAAAGGGTGGTAAATCTAACAGCCTTACACTCATTCCACTGATATTCTCTATAACTGATTTCATTTCTAACGATAAAACTTTAAACATCAATACTATGTGTAACATTACTATGTTAGCCCAATACAGTGAAAATGCTTCATATACTGTTGGTTATTATTCACAGTCTCATTCTCATTCTAGTCCAAAACAATGGCCTCATCTAGTATTGTACTGCGATGATAAATCACCATCATTTTGTAAACTCTTCTACTCACTTTCTCAGGCTTTGTCTCCGGTGGCTCGGACGACTTCTGCTTGCTAAggagctgtttcctcctctcttgCCGCATCGCCCTCTTCTGGAACTCCTCGTTATGGTTCATCAGGTGAGTGCTGAGGAGAGGAAGGCCCAGGAACTTCAACTCGCAGTGGGAACACTGATAGAGTTCTGTCTCCATCCCATCTTCCGTGAGGCTGGGGTGGATGACAAAGTCCTGTTTGTGGTCCTTGCCGCTGTGATGGTCGTTGTAGTGCATGGAGAGAAGTCTCACCGTGCTGAATAGCTGGAAGCATTTTAAACACTTGAAAGGCAGCCACTCGGCAACCTCTCCCTCTGGTTCGGGCTTTGGTTCAACCTCCACCACTTCTGTTACCTCTTCAACATGTTCAGGTTCTTTGGCATAGAGCACAGTGAAGTAGCGTCCGAGCTTGCTGGTGTGTTGCCGCTTGGGGAAGACTCCTGGATGGCGTTTGATGTAGTGTGAAACTATGCTCTTTCTGCTGAAGGCCTGGAACGCACAGAGCGaacactccctcctctccacgGCCAATCGTAGCTCCTCGCTCAGCTCCGACCCTTCAGCCTCCGATGCCACGGGCACCACCACTTTACTGGGCTTCTCCGTCAAAGTCTTGGAGGCTGCCAGGCAATGTGTGTAATAGGCATCAATGTCATGACGTTTCTGGTAATGTGCCGCCAGGCCTTTGCGAATGGGATTGGTGTATGAACAGAGAGCACACTTGAAGACGTTGTTCTTGCCTTCCGGTTGAGCTCTGACGTTGTTGTGCTTGATGCGGTAGTGTCGAGCTATGCCTTTTCTGGTTGAGCAGAAGTACTTGCAGAGCTGACACCTAAACACAGCATGAGTTTCTCCTTTGTTGATAGGGAACTGGGTGAGAGCAAGTTTAAATTCGCTAACCTCTTGTACCTCTGATGATACACTTGTGGCACTGCATTCAGCGACCACCTCATCTTTCACAGTGGAATATGGCACGAGGGAAGGCTTGAACATATCTGAAGCTGGTTGATTGTGATATTTTTCATAGTGAATTTTCAGTTTCTCCAATGTTCCATGAGTGTAAGGACACATTTTGCATCTGTATGCTCCATAACCCTGTCTTTGGGTCTTGCACTTGTCATCCACTTCAGTTATATCTTTAACCTGCTCGATGTCATCCGCAAAGTCCTCAGCGGTGACTTTCACCAACGGATGCCTCTTCTGGTAATGAGTAAGAACTCCATGGATGCGTGAATTCACATATGGACAGTGTCGGCACTTGTAAACCGAACTTGGATTTATATCAGCTTCTTGTGCGAAGTCAGCCGCCTTGACTTTCATGCCTGGGTGTTTTTTGCCATAGTGTGTCAGAAGTCCATGTAGGCTGTTATactcagacagacatacagtgcaCTGGTAGGGGTTGTTGGAGATCGAGTTGCTTGTGTGGGAGAGCCTGGGATGGTATTGGTGGTGTTGGTGCTCTTGAGGTGAGTTAGGGATATCCAGTGGTCCTTCATCGTGAGTAGTTGGAAGAAAAGTGAAAGGTGGTCCTTTAGCCATTGAGGGGTGGACTTTTTCTTGGGATCTTGGACCTTTGATTATGTCCAATAGCACAGACTCATCCCCTTTGACAGCCCAGGGGTGGACAGCTTGGTAGTGGTTGGTAATATCCCAGATGGAGCACGCCTCGAAGGCACAATCTCTGCATTGGTAGTGCTTACTGTCCCCAGCGTTCCCCCCTGGCTGGGAGGCGGTAGTATCAGGCCCGGCCCACAGCTTGCTTGCCATGTACGTGTAGTCAACATTGTGCTCTGGGTGGCGTCTTTGGTAATGCATTAGCAGCCCGTTGGGTTCCGCATGGGAGTAGATGCACCACTCACAGTGATAACCAGCCTCCAGGATGCCATCTTGGTACGCCCAGTGTAAAATGGTCATGGCTGTGGCTTTCACAGTAGGATGATCCTTCTTCAGGTGCTTCTTCAATGCGTAAACGTATGGAGATGTATAAGAGCAGTGCCTGCACTTCAGTGAGCGAAGACATCCGGAGGATGCCTCGGTCTCGGTGGGAGCAGCAGGGGCTATGGCAGAGGCGGCAGTGCCTGACTGGCCCATCTGCGCTCGCTCTCGTTGACTGCGGACCACTGCAGTGTGCCGGCGTACAAGGTCAGCATTGGACTTTGCGTCCCTGTGCTTCTTCTGGTAGTGAATAAGCACTCCTTTGACAGTGCGGTTCCCGTAGTCACAGTGCTGACAGAAGAAAAGCATCTCTGCTTCTCCTTTCTCCGTGACAACTCTAGCGTGAGAATTGCTGGACCCATCAAATCCGTTGCTGTTGAACTGTTTGAGAAACTGCTTTGGGGGTGCAATCTGAAGCTCATCCATTAGTTTCATCAACCCAGAGGTGGGAGCGGCGTGTTTGATGTATTTCGCAGTCACCTTTATTTCTGGATGTCTCTTTTGATAATGGACAAGAACACCCACTACAGAGCGGTTGCTGTACACACAATGTTTACAGTAGTAGATCTCCTCATCTGTACCAAATGGCATGGCGGCGCTTGGCGACTTAGCAGGGGTTGGTATATTGACGTTGTAAGAAGAGTTGCCTGCTGACTGTGGCCTATCGACTGTGATAACTCGCATGGTTTTCTGAATGCGGAAATATGAGGCCTTTTGCTCTGGGTGCTTTTTCTGATAGTGAACCAATACAGAGTGCATGTTAGGGCTAGCAAAGGAGCATATGTCACAGTCATAGACCACAACATTACCAACCTCTTTCAGGGCCTCTGTCTCAGAGCTTGAATCTTGAGTCTTTGCAACACTTTTGAGCACAGGACTGGACGAGGACTTGGGCGTGGAAGTGGAGGAGCTACAGGTGAAACTCTTGGGACCAGAATTTAAAATTTCTCTCAGCGTTTGAGATTCTGCTCCCTTGTGCTGCTGTTCCACCATGTAACTCGAGAAGATCATAGCGTTGTTTATTTTCACCTCAGGGTGCATTCTTTGGTAATGGGGCATCAAGCTTCTGACGTTTGGACTTGTGTACGAACAAAAGCGGCACATGTACACCAAATCTGGCTGGTTGAAGTTCAGCACATTGCTGGCTTCTGGGTGGTGATCCATGTAGTGCTCATGAAGGTTGTTGAAGTTGGTGTATTCGATGAAGCACTCCAGACAACGAAATACGGCACTTTGGTCCTCAGGGTCGAGGATGTATCTAAAGCTAAACTTAATGTAGGGGTGCATTCTCTGGTAGTGGGTGCTCACACTGCGGGCTGACTTGTTATGGTAGTCACAGTGCTTGCAATAGAATCGTGCCATCCCTGAGTCCTCTGTATAGTCGAGGTTCTCCTGGAAAGAAGTGTCCCGGCTGTCTTGGCTGCTCTGGTCTTGGAGATCCGCTTTAAGATCAACAGACTCCTTGTCCTCATCATCAGAGAGTGTCATTGCAATGGGAATGTTTCTTAGCTTTGACGTGAGGGTTCTTTTTCTTTTACCCACCCGGCCTTCGTAAAGCTTGTTGTAAACGTAGCCATGATTTTTACTCTCACTGTTGTTCTCCTCCTTGTCTCTGCCTGCATCTTCATTCACGTTGAGCTCTCCTTCCTCTTCATCATCCATTTCTTCCAGATTAATCACCAGATCCTCCTGTTGCTGACTGATCTTGCTCTGAAGGTTGTTGGCAATGTCATCAATCCTAGTTCTCTTCTTGACTGGGGACAGATCCAAAGGTAGATCATTGATGGACTTCCTTGCAGTTTTCCCAGTTAAGTGCTTTTTGGATCCAAGTCCTAGAATTGAAGTCTGTGTTTTTTGTACCTGGCTCGGAGAACTGGAGAATGTTTCCAATTCCGAGTCCTGTTGCTCATTTGTAGAGCCCTCCAAGCTGGCAGCTTGCATGTCGTCACAGTAGGAGTGCTTGTGTTGCTGGTGAACTCGCAGCCCTTTCAGCGTGGTTGTCGAGAAGCTACAGAGTGTACAGCGGTGAGGATTTTGCTGGTTTAGATCATTGCCCACATTACTTTGCTTTTTCCCATTGACTTTGGAAGCAGCAACGTTTCCTCCGTTCACTGATTCTGGTGTCTCGTTATTCTGAGGACCTGGGCTTTCACTGGTCAGGTCCATGGTGTCCCAGTCTGAGGAGTGACTTTGCTTGTGCGTGCCTAACTTGAGAGGGCTGGTGCAGATAAAGGGGCACTCATCACACTTGTATACCGTCGTCTTCCCAGATAGGTGTATGTTCTCAATGTGACGGGAGATGCTTCTGCGATGCATGGTGAGGAAAGAGCAGAAAGGACACTGGAACCTGTTCATGTACCTCCTGAATGGTATCCCTTTAGTCTCCAGCATCTTGTTATCCTCTTCGGACAGAAGCTGCTTGGCAGAATCCCCAGTTGACAAGGGGCCGGTGTAATTGGGACCATCCTCATCACCCAGTTCCTCGTCATCTTCCTCAGAGGTGCTCCTGGAGTCGTCAAGCATGCTTAAATCCATCTCCATGGCAGAGTTGGAAACATCGGACATGACGAAGGTGGACCTGTCAGACAAAATGGAGGATCCCGTGCTGTTGGGCGCTACCGATTGAATCTGTGAATACTGATAGGGTGATATCCCAGAGGCAGGCTTGTTGAGCTTGAAAACTGAGGAGTTGACTACAGAGGAGCCTTCATTACCACTCAGGTCTTTGAAAACCATTTTGGAGTTAGGAGGGCTTCTTGGGGAGGAGGGGGAATCAGATTTAGAAGAGCCTGcgcttccttctccttctccacccGGCTGGATGGTTGAGATAATTTTCCCCATGTTGCGGTGCTTTTTCATCATGTTGTCACACCACTCTCTTCGAAGCGCTTGGTTTCCCCTTGACTTCCCCAGAGGTTTAACCATGGACTCCAGGATACCACGCTCTACCACATCCTCTGCTAGTTCCTCACTGGGTTCGTCGGACGATAATGCCTCAGGGTCATCGACAGCCTCAGACAGAGATTCTGGGGGGTCCAGATTTCCTTTATGATACATCTTCTGGTGCTTCAGGATCCTGGCTTTGCGTGGAGACTTGTATGTACAATACTGGCAGGAGAACACTTTCCCAAGACTGTCATGGATAACGATGTTATAGTTGGACTGTTTGGACGTATGGGAGGCAGGTGAGCTCCCGCCACTTAGTGAGGTTCCATGTACCTTCTTGGTGTGTTCAGACAACAGAGATTTTGATCTGAAGTAACGAACACAGATTTTGCACTGGAATAACTGGTTTGCAGTTTTGTTAGGATGGTTTGCTGACTTGCTGTATGGCATTTGGTTCAAACTTGAAAAGTCTGTTTCAAAGGAGTGGCCAATGGggaaaaaatagaaaaaatagaTGTTAAAGCAGTCTTTCCTTAAATATCAATATCAATGTTAATATACTGTAAATATTAGAACGTATTCATACCCCtagacttattctacattttgttgtgttacagcctgaattcaaaatggattaaatcgattattttcctcatccatctacacacaataccccataatgacaaagtaaaaacatgtttttggaaatattttacagaaatatctcatttacataagaattcacaccCCTCAGTCaataatttgttgaagcacctttggcatagattacagctgtgagtcttactgggtgagtctctaagagctttcacgcctggattgtacaacatttgcacaTGATTCTTttccaaaattcttcaagctctgtcaaattggttgttgatcgatgctagacaaccattttcaggtcttgccgtaGATTTAGAGTCCAAACTGTGACTCGGacgctcaggaacattcactgtcttctcggTAAGCAACTCCATTGTTGATttgccttgtgtttaaggttattgtcctgctaaaatgTGAATGAATCTCCCTGTgtatggtggaaagcagactgaaccagattttgtGCTTAGTGcctttctgtttctttttatcttgaaaaactactaagtattgactcaggggtgtgaaaacttacagtaccagtcaaaagtttgaacacacctactaattcaagtatttttctttatttttactattttacacattgcagaataatagtgaagacatcaaaactatgaaataacacatatggaatcatgtagtaaccaaaaaagtgttaaacaaatcaaagtatgttttatatttgagattcttcaaagtagccaccctttgccttgatgacagctttgcacactctgggcattctctcaaccagcttcatgaggaatgcttttccaacagtcttgaaggagttcccacatatgctgagcacttgttggctgcttttccttcactctgcggttcaactcatcccaaacaatctcatttggtttgaggtcaggtgattgtggaggccaggtcatcttatgcagcactccatcactctccttcttgatcaaatagcccttaaacaacttggaggtgtgttgggtcattgtcctgttgaaaaacaaatgataggatgacgtatcactgcagaatgctgtggtagccatgctggttaagtgtgccttgaattctaaatagatcacagacagtgtcaccagcaaagcacccccacatctcCTCCCCCGTGCTTTaggatgggaaccacacatgcggagatcatccgttcacctactctgcgtctcacaaagacacggcggttggaaccaaaaatctcaaatttggactcatcaaaccaaaggacaaacttccaccggtctaatgcccattgctcatgtttcttggctcaaccaagtctcttcctcttattgttgtcctttagtagtggtttcttggcagcaattcgaccatgaagaactgattcacgcagtctcctctgaacagttgatgttgagatgtgtctgttacttgaactctgtgaagcatttattttggctgcaatctgaggtgcagttaactctaatgaacttcagcagatgtaactctgggtcttcctttcctgtggcggtcctcttgagagccagtttcatcatagcacttgatggttgactggccttcatgtcttaaagaaatgatggactgtcgtttcactttgtttatttgagctgttcttgacataatatggacttggtcttttaccaaatagggctatcttctatccacccctaccttgtcacaacataactgattggctcaaacgcattaagaaggaaagaacttccacaaattaactttaaacaaggcacacctgttaattgaaatccaatccaggtgactacctcatgaagctggttgagagaatgccaagagtgtgcaaagctgtcatcaaggcaaagggtgactactttgaagaattagtttaacacttttttggttactacatgattccatatgtgttatgtcatagttttgatgtcttcactattattctacaatgtagaaaatagtcaaaataaagaaaaacctggaatgagtaggtgtgtccaaactttgtactggtactgtatgtaaattagatatttctgtatttcattttcaatacatttgctaaaatgtttaaaaacatgttttcactttgtcattatggggtgttgtgtgtagatgggtgagaaaataaaTCTAATTAATCCATTtttaaatcaggctgtaaca is a genomic window of Salvelinus alpinus chromosome 18, SLU_Salpinus.1, whole genome shotgun sequence containing:
- the LOC139543593 gene encoding zinc finger protein 462-like isoform X3 — its product is MEVLQCDGCDFRAESSDDLKAHIRDVHTAFLQPTDVGDGEGGGSPCQSRSDSLNSPSQTEGEEEEQNKSPQTETDFSSLNQMPYSKSANHPNKTANQLFQCKICVRYFRSKSLLSEHTKKVHGTSLSGGSSPASHTSKQSNYNIVIHDSLGKVFSCQYCTYKSPRKARILKHQKMYHKGNLDPPESLSEAVDDPEALSSDEPSEELAEDVVERGILESMVKPLGKSRGNQALRREWCDNMMKKHRNMGKIISTIQPGGEGEGSAGSSKSDSPSSPRSPPNSKMVFKDLSGNEGSSVVNSSVFKLNKPASGISPYQYSQIQSVAPNSTGSSILSDRSTFVMSDVSNSAMEMDLSMLDDSRSTSEEDDEELGDEDGPNYTGPLSTGDSAKQLLSEEDNKMLETKGIPFRRYMNRFQCPFCSFLTMHRRSISRHIENIHLSGKTTVYKCDECPFICTSPLKLGTHKQSHSSDWDTMDLTSESPGPQNNETPESVNGGNVAASKVNGKKQSNVGNDLNQQNPHRCTLCSFSTTTLKGLRVHQQHKHSYCDDMQAASLEGSTNEQQDSELETFSSSPSQVQKTQTSILGLGSKKHLTGKTARKSINDLPLDLSPVKKRTRIDDIANNLQSKISQQQEDLVINLEEMDDEEEGELNVNEDAGRDKEENNSESKNHGYVYNKLYEGRVGKRKRTLTSKLRNIPIAMTLSDDEDKESVDLKADLQDQSSQDSRDTSFQENLDYTEDSGMARFYCKHCDYHNKSARSVSTHYQRMHPYIKFSFRYILDPEDQSAVFRCLECFIEYTNFNNLHEHYMDHHPEASNVLNFNQPDLVYMCRFCSYTSPNVRSLMPHYQRMHPEVKINNAMIFSSYMVEQQHKGAESQTLREILNSGPKSFTCSSSTSTPKSSSSPVLKSVAKTQDSSSETEALKEVGNVVVYDCDICSFASPNMHSVLVHYQKKHPEQKASYFRIQKTMRVITVDRPQSAGNSSYNVNIPTPAKSPSAAMPFGTDEEIYYCKHCVYSNRSVVGVLVHYQKRHPEIKVTAKYIKHAAPTSGLMKLMDELQIAPPKQFLKQFNSNGFDGSSNSHARVVTEKGEAEMLFFCQHCDYGNRTVKGVLIHYQKKHRDAKSNADLVRRHTAVVRSQRERAQMGQSGTAASAIAPAAPTETEASSGCLRSLKCRHCSYTSPYVYALKKHLKKDHPTVKATAMTILHWAYQDGILEAGYHCEWCIYSHAEPNGLLMHYQRRHPEHNVDYTYMASKLWAGPDTTASQPGGNAGDSKHYQCRDCAFEACSIWDITNHYQAVHPWAVKGDESVLLDIIKGPRSQEKVHPSMAKGPPFTFLPTTHDEGPLDIPNSPQEHQHHQYHPRLSHTSNSISNNPYQCTVCLSEYNSLHGLLTHYGKKHPGMKVKAADFAQEADINPSSVYKCRHCPYVNSRIHGVLTHYQKRHPLVKVTAEDFADDIEQVKDITEVDDKCKTQRQGYGAYRCKMCPYTHGTLEKLKIHYEKYHNQPASDMFKPSLVPYSTVKDEVVAECSATSVSSEVQEVSEFKLALTQFPINKGETHAVFRCQLCKYFCSTRKGIARHYRIKHNNVRAQPEGKNNVFKCALCSYTNPIRKGLAAHYQKRHDIDAYYTHCLAASKTLTEKPSKVVVPVASEAEGSELSEELRLAVERRECSLCAFQAFSRKSIVSHYIKRHPGVFPKRQHTSKLGRYFTVLYAKEPEHVEEVTEVVEVEPKPEPEGEVAEWLPFKCLKCFQLFSTVRLLSMHYNDHHSGKDHKQDFVIHPSLTEDGMETELYQCSHCELKFLGLPLLSTHLMNHNEEFQKRAMRQERRKQLLSKQKSSEPPETKPEKLVSDADKAPIGYRCNFCVEVHPTLRAICNHLRKHVQYGEVKEGHVKQEVADVPLSTIPAESGLTNGEVEEVTDVSTVAAAMCPVVTGAAVATETAEMAVGMSPVVGPAVLPVEQVKERLTGGHPCAQCDRVFMSMQGLRSHERSHSAMAMFTREDKHSCQYCQFVSPFRHNLDKHVQSHHRHHKPFRCKLCPFKSAYLSRLKSHLHKAHPDAGYLHETADVRRQISHYQVASRSHVTSSSPTARPQAASSDTRPDGILTCEFCEFSSGYMQSLRRHYRDRHGGKKLFKCKDCSFFTCSKSTFTMHVEAGHTVVPEEGPKDLRCPLCLYHTKYKSNMIDHVVLHREERVVPLEVSRYTLSRHLAGGVFRCHKCTFTCSSDQSLQRHVTEHNETKPYQCQLCYYDSRQRYQLETHLRDEHKVIRNFELMGQVNLDRLDAIKERNSSAGEEEEREEDGLGAMEEEIVEDEVEMEESIDEELEQKEEEEENRIEEEEAEKPAPKDVPVVSPSSSSVTASAEKRFPCEFCGRCFTNSIEWERHVLRHGMTVTNSRTDTSTNPAIDASASALPSIGSSTIGTMTDRGVDLSSNGMEVEKEYASDLLQSSNNLNEEDNKEMLETKK